In Acaryochloris marina S15, a single genomic region encodes these proteins:
- a CDS encoding glycosyltransferase family 2 protein produces MVLLVIPSIVFAVECFVGAAAIQHGDKEEGEVPPPLDLNILVPAHNEADNIRSTLEDLLGQVAEASQIIVIADNCSDQTATIARSCGVKVLEREDLICRGKGYALDFVVKHIQANPPEVVIIFDADCRLTPGTIAQLAQQGVQQQRPVQAIYLMDVEAESGITDRISVFAIKVRNWVRSVGITQLGYPCLLAGSGMAFPWAILEQAPLAGSKCVDDMQLTIDLAIAGHTPAYITTGRVTGRLMQNQAAQSQRSRWEHGHLEVIFTQVPKLLGEAWRQKRLDLVMLVLDLSVPPLSLLVLLWLFTFSLSGLFWGLGLVSWLPLLVLAVAGSLLSLALGAAWMKVGREDLPVSTLLSIPVYLLWKLPIYFKFFVQPQTQWLKTERDIEPEPTKKAIGVSDDL; encoded by the coding sequence GTGGTACTCCTTGTCATTCCCAGTATCGTTTTTGCTGTGGAATGTTTCGTCGGAGCTGCTGCAATCCAGCATGGGGATAAGGAGGAGGGTGAGGTTCCGCCTCCACTTGATCTCAATATTCTCGTGCCAGCTCATAATGAAGCGGACAATATTCGGTCTACTCTGGAAGATCTGCTAGGGCAAGTTGCAGAGGCCTCTCAGATTATTGTCATTGCGGATAATTGTTCGGATCAAACCGCCACGATAGCGCGCTCCTGTGGGGTTAAGGTTTTGGAGCGGGAGGACTTGATCTGTCGGGGCAAAGGATATGCCTTAGATTTTGTAGTGAAGCATATACAGGCGAATCCCCCAGAAGTGGTGATTATTTTTGATGCTGATTGTCGGCTGACGCCAGGAACGATTGCCCAATTAGCTCAGCAAGGGGTGCAGCAACAGCGCCCGGTTCAGGCGATCTATCTAATGGATGTGGAAGCAGAAAGTGGCATCACAGATCGTATCTCTGTCTTTGCCATTAAAGTACGGAATTGGGTGCGGTCGGTTGGCATTACTCAGCTAGGCTATCCCTGTCTTTTAGCGGGCTCGGGAATGGCCTTTCCTTGGGCTATTTTGGAGCAGGCCCCGTTGGCGGGTAGTAAGTGTGTGGATGATATGCAGCTGACGATCGATCTTGCGATCGCAGGTCATACTCCCGCTTATATCACCACTGGCCGAGTCACCGGACGGTTGATGCAAAACCAGGCGGCTCAAAGTCAGCGGTCTCGCTGGGAACATGGCCATTTAGAGGTGATTTTTACTCAGGTTCCGAAGCTGCTTGGGGAAGCATGGCGACAGAAACGATTGGATCTCGTGATGCTGGTTTTGGACTTATCCGTGCCGCCCTTATCTCTGTTAGTTCTATTGTGGTTGTTCACGTTTAGTCTTTCTGGCCTGTTCTGGGGGCTAGGTCTCGTCTCATGGCTCCCCCTTCTGGTGTTGGCTGTTGCTGGTAGTCTACTTAGTCTTGCCCTAGGTGCAGCCTGGATGAAGGTTGGACGAGAGGATTTGCCCGTATCGACTCTTTTATCTATTCCGGTCTATCTTCTGTGGAAATTGCCGATTTACTTCAAGTTTTTTGTTCAACCTCAGACGCAATGGCTCAAAACTGAACGAGATATTGAGCCGGAGCCCACAAAGAAAGCAATAGGCGTCTCTGATGATCTCTAA
- a CDS encoding polysaccharide biosynthesis tyrosine autokinase produces the protein MKSELDEQSLSLMQAYEQSEYTPLGSPENHQSGGKQGLNVRPLWRLIRRNILLIGGVNVLVAGLTIYLVLSRPLTYEGEFQLLVEPVTATGRLTDPSVLSRDGNIPNEEGLDYSTLIRVLRSPKVLAGILKQIEPKYPVSYNALLKDMKVERIGQDEFDKTKLIRVSYESADRIKIIYVLEQLANGYLKYSLEDRKSRIGGGVAFIEQQLPELRQRVNSLEGQLQTLQQQERISDLESEGVELAKQARELETQRLETQRNLRAQQKLYANLQKQLGLAPNQVIAASSLSEDPRYQELLTQLKQIETQLAQERARFTDANPVVQELRERQKNLQALLNQETRKLVSQSRASTSGAASLPQFQNSIQRSLSQQMIDTLNEIQVLEIRNQASVQAAATVDAQLRRFPAVKRKYEQLSRQLEIDTTTLNQLLLKREALKVESAQREIPWQIPTEPQLRTDDEGNLVLPEQSRTKKIALGVMGGFLLGLGAALLREKHRDAFFSIDDLTDQTRLPLLGSLPFNQAIEAIDKNPTGSEFGEASVANHQNQTFLQAAEALYTKIRFLPMEPPVRSLVISSVAARDGKTTVALYLAQSAARMGQRVLLVDANTAFPQLHTRLGVPNAEGLSDVIDSNLDPNQLIQRVPYQKNLSLLTAGQTGSKANKASASNQMKYLMEQLQSTFDLVIYDTPYLQGHADANFLSINADGLLMVVGIGKTQQSSLIKMLKELQASRLPILGLVSNFSGEDASGDSQEEYVDDDYFDAEELEDEFDIFRVSSRQ, from the coding sequence ATGAAATCTGAACTTGATGAACAATCCTTATCTTTGATGCAGGCCTATGAGCAGTCAGAGTATACGCCTCTAGGAAGTCCAGAGAATCATCAATCTGGTGGCAAACAGGGACTGAATGTTCGTCCATTGTGGCGCTTGATCCGTCGCAATATTTTGCTGATTGGTGGGGTTAATGTCTTAGTGGCTGGGTTAACCATTTATTTAGTGCTCAGTCGCCCCTTGACCTATGAAGGGGAATTCCAGCTTTTGGTGGAGCCGGTGACGGCAACGGGTAGGCTAACAGATCCCTCTGTTTTATCTCGTGATGGCAATATTCCCAATGAAGAAGGATTAGATTATTCAACCCTGATTCGAGTGCTCAGAAGTCCCAAAGTCTTGGCGGGCATTTTGAAGCAAATTGAACCGAAATATCCAGTGAGCTATAACGCCCTTCTGAAGGATATGAAGGTTGAGCGCATTGGTCAGGACGAGTTTGATAAGACAAAGCTGATTCGAGTCAGTTATGAGTCAGCCGATCGAATCAAAATCATCTATGTGCTCGAACAGCTAGCCAACGGGTACCTCAAATATAGTCTGGAAGATCGTAAAAGCCGCATTGGGGGTGGGGTGGCCTTTATTGAGCAACAGTTGCCAGAACTGAGGCAGCGGGTGAATAGTCTGGAAGGGCAGTTGCAAACTCTGCAACAACAAGAGCGTATTAGCGATCTTGAAAGTGAAGGCGTGGAATTGGCCAAGCAGGCGAGAGAACTAGAAACCCAGCGCCTAGAAACTCAGCGGAACTTGCGAGCCCAGCAAAAACTGTATGCCAATCTGCAAAAACAGCTCGGTCTAGCGCCCAATCAAGTGATTGCTGCATCGTCTCTCAGCGAAGATCCTCGTTATCAAGAACTTCTTACTCAGTTGAAGCAAATTGAGACTCAATTGGCGCAAGAACGGGCACGTTTTACGGATGCTAACCCGGTGGTTCAAGAATTGCGGGAACGGCAAAAAAATCTGCAGGCTTTGTTGAATCAGGAAACGCGTAAGCTCGTCAGCCAAAGTCGGGCTAGCACGTCTGGTGCCGCCTCTTTACCTCAGTTTCAAAATTCTATTCAACGATCTTTAAGTCAGCAAATGATCGATACGTTGAATGAAATTCAAGTCTTAGAAATACGCAATCAAGCATCAGTTCAAGCTGCAGCTACGGTGGATGCTCAACTGCGCCGATTTCCTGCGGTTAAGCGCAAGTATGAGCAACTCAGTCGTCAGCTAGAAATTGATACCACAACCCTGAATCAGCTGTTATTAAAACGAGAAGCCCTAAAAGTTGAATCAGCTCAAAGAGAAATTCCTTGGCAAATTCCGACTGAACCGCAGCTGAGAACCGATGATGAAGGGAACTTAGTCCTTCCGGAGCAAAGTCGGACTAAAAAAATTGCCTTAGGGGTAATGGGTGGCTTTTTGTTAGGTTTAGGGGCTGCGCTGCTGAGAGAAAAACATCGAGATGCCTTTTTCAGTATTGATGATTTGACGGATCAAACTCGGTTACCGTTATTGGGAAGTCTACCGTTCAACCAAGCAATTGAGGCGATTGATAAGAACCCGACTGGCAGTGAGTTTGGGGAAGCCTCGGTGGCGAATCATCAAAACCAAACCTTTTTGCAGGCAGCAGAGGCCTTGTATACCAAGATTCGGTTTTTGCCGATGGAACCGCCTGTACGATCCTTGGTGATCAGTTCTGTGGCGGCTCGGGATGGCAAAACAACGGTCGCTCTCTATCTGGCCCAATCCGCAGCCCGAATGGGACAACGGGTGTTGTTGGTGGATGCCAATACAGCGTTCCCCCAGCTCCATACCCGCTTAGGTGTACCCAATGCAGAGGGATTAAGTGATGTGATCGACAGCAATCTGGATCCAAATCAGTTGATTCAACGGGTGCCCTATCAGAAAAATCTGTCGCTGCTGACGGCGGGACAAACTGGTTCCAAGGCCAATAAGGCATCGGCCTCGAATCAGATGAAGTATTTAATGGAGCAACTCCAGAGTACGTTTGATTTAGTCATTTATGACACGCCTTATCTCCAAGGACATGCAGATGCTAATTTCCTATCGATCAATGCTGACGGGTTGTTAATGGTAGTAGGAATTGGCAAAACACAGCAGTCTAGCCTGATCAAAATGTTGAAGGAGCTACAGGCATCGCGATTGCCCATTTTGGGACTGGTCTCTAATTTCTCTGGCGAAGATGCGAGTGGTGACTCCCAGGAGGAATACGTCGATGATGACTATTTTGATGCTGAAGAACTGGAAGATGAGTTTGATATTTTTCGAGTCAGTTCTCGACAGTGA
- a CDS encoding PEP-CTERM sorting domain-containing protein has product MSRHPSSTIGLAITLAGVMQTLPLHAAQLNFDQPETEGSLTTPEAISNCAQEPDPNLTSQSNHGVSNPSQTLILGPNLIANNIATANDAGLFTSESPLVAQSIVDDCCVVGDTAIGGPSAFEDAAFCGLGGVPPAGGAAPGGFPFPVLAALAPAAAVPFIATGGDPEPTPTPTPTPTPTPTPTPTPTPTPTPTPTPTPTPTPPPTKPPEKVPEPSTMAGLLIGGAIFGIYKRRKKSKD; this is encoded by the coding sequence ATGAGTAGACATCCATCTTCAACGATTGGCCTCGCCATTACCCTAGCAGGAGTCATGCAGACACTGCCCCTGCATGCAGCTCAGCTCAACTTTGACCAGCCAGAAACTGAGGGCAGTCTAACGACTCCTGAGGCCATTAGTAATTGTGCCCAAGAGCCGGATCCAAATTTAACGTCTCAGTCTAATCATGGGGTCTCTAATCCGTCCCAAACCCTCATCTTGGGACCGAATCTCATTGCTAATAATATTGCGACAGCGAATGATGCGGGTTTATTCACATCAGAGTCGCCCTTAGTTGCTCAATCCATCGTAGATGATTGCTGTGTAGTTGGAGACACAGCCATTGGTGGCCCTTCTGCCTTTGAAGATGCTGCATTTTGCGGACTGGGTGGCGTACCTCCAGCAGGAGGCGCTGCACCTGGTGGCTTTCCTTTTCCTGTACTGGCCGCTTTAGCACCAGCAGCAGCAGTTCCCTTTATAGCAACGGGTGGAGATCCGGAACCGACTCCAACACCCACGCCGACTCCAACTCCAACTCCGACTCCAACACCCACGCCCACACCCACTCCAACACCCACGCCCACTCCAACACCCACTCCAACGCCGCCTCCTACCAAGCCTCCAGAGAAAGTACCTGAGCCTTCTACAATGGCTGGGTTACTCATTGGCGGTGCTATATTCGGCATCTATAAACGGAGAAAGAAATCAAAAGACTAG
- a CDS encoding NAD-dependent epimerase/dehydratase family protein — MNIVILGGDGFCGWPTALHLSKLGHDVVIVDNLSRRNIDNELETNSLTPISPISIRLKTWQDLTGKHIQFYNFDIAAEYDRLLNLLCTYRPDVVVHFAEQRAAPYSMKSSRQKRYTVNNNLNATNNVLAAIVESGLDIHVVHLGTMGVYGYGTAGMKIPEGYLDVQVVIDTGEVVEKQILYPADPGSVYHMTKTQDQLFFYYYNKNDKIRVTDLHQGVVWGTNTEETKQDERLINRFDYDGDYGTVLNRFLMQAAIGHPLTVHGTGGQTRAFIHIQDTVKCIQLAVENPPESGERVKIFNQMTETHRVRDLAKIIADITGAKIDHLENPRTEAAENELYVENKCFMDLGLQPTKLDVGLMKEVTEIAAKYKDRCDHSKILCTSKWRK, encoded by the coding sequence ATGAACATTGTAATATTGGGCGGTGATGGGTTCTGCGGCTGGCCAACTGCGCTACATCTATCCAAACTTGGCCATGATGTTGTTATTGTGGACAATTTATCCAGGCGCAACATTGATAACGAGTTAGAGACCAACTCGTTGACCCCCATTAGTCCGATTTCGATTCGCCTGAAAACCTGGCAAGACTTAACAGGCAAACATATTCAGTTCTATAACTTCGATATTGCGGCGGAATATGATCGGCTCTTAAATCTGTTGTGCACCTATCGCCCTGACGTGGTGGTACATTTCGCTGAGCAGCGGGCTGCCCCGTATTCCATGAAGTCATCTCGGCAAAAGCGTTATACGGTTAATAACAACCTCAACGCTACGAATAATGTTTTAGCTGCCATTGTGGAGTCTGGCCTGGATATCCATGTGGTTCATCTCGGCACCATGGGCGTTTACGGCTACGGTACTGCCGGCATGAAGATCCCTGAAGGCTATCTCGACGTTCAGGTGGTGATTGATACTGGTGAGGTGGTTGAAAAACAAATCCTCTATCCTGCGGATCCGGGCAGTGTTTATCACATGACCAAAACTCAGGATCAGCTCTTCTTCTACTACTACAACAAGAATGACAAGATTCGAGTCACCGACTTACACCAAGGTGTGGTCTGGGGAACCAATACAGAAGAGACCAAGCAGGATGAACGCCTGATTAATCGCTTTGATTATGACGGTGATTACGGTACTGTTCTGAACCGATTTTTGATGCAGGCCGCCATTGGTCATCCCTTAACGGTGCATGGTACGGGTGGTCAGACCCGAGCATTTATTCATATTCAGGACACGGTTAAGTGTATTCAACTGGCCGTTGAGAATCCCCCTGAATCTGGAGAGCGGGTCAAAATCTTTAACCAAATGACCGAAACTCACCGTGTGAGAGATCTAGCCAAAATCATTGCAGACATTACTGGGGCTAAGATTGATCACTTAGAGAATCCCAGAACTGAGGCAGCGGAAAACGAATTATATGTTGAGAATAAGTGCTTTATGGATTTAGGTCTGCAACCGACTAAGTTAGATGTTGGCCTGATGAAAGAAGTGACTGAAATTGCAGCGAAGTATAAAGATCGGTGTGATCACTCCAAGATTCTCTGTACGTCTAAATGGCGTAAATAG
- a CDS encoding TRAP transporter substrate-binding protein: MKRRKLLRNSAVGAIATTTLAACRRSSTTSSGSLPRVRWRMATSWQESLDTIYGGAKTISDRVSAMTDGRFQIQVSPGGEIAPPLEVLDTVRSGSVQCGHTASYYYIGKNPALGFATAVPFGLTAQQQNAWLYHGGGLEAMQKVYADFGVINFPAGNTGAQMGGWFKRQIKTASDLKGLKMRIPGLGGEVMRRLGVNVQVLPGGDIFLALERNTIDAAEWVGPYDDQKLGLQKAAKYYYYPGWWEPGPTLDVLVNRQAWDKLPKEYQEIFKTAAYEANINMLAAYDALNRDVISQLVAGGTELTRYSDDILQAAQKISFEIYEENAAKEASFKEIYEPWKAFREKVYKWNAVNELSYANFVMPKA; this comes from the coding sequence TTGAAACGACGCAAGTTATTACGGAATTCGGCAGTCGGTGCGATCGCAACCACCACCCTTGCGGCCTGTCGACGCTCCTCCACCACTAGCTCAGGTTCCCTTCCCCGAGTTCGTTGGCGGATGGCCACCAGTTGGCAAGAATCCTTAGACACCATTTATGGTGGTGCCAAAACCATTAGCGATCGCGTCAGTGCCATGACCGATGGTCGGTTTCAAATTCAGGTGTCACCCGGTGGCGAAATTGCCCCACCTTTAGAAGTTTTAGACACCGTCCGCTCCGGTAGCGTTCAATGCGGCCATACCGCCAGCTACTACTACATTGGCAAAAACCCCGCCCTGGGCTTTGCCACTGCCGTTCCCTTTGGTCTTACCGCTCAGCAACAAAATGCCTGGCTCTATCATGGCGGTGGCCTGGAAGCCATGCAAAAAGTCTATGCAGACTTTGGTGTGATCAACTTCCCCGCGGGTAACACCGGAGCCCAAATGGGAGGCTGGTTCAAACGCCAAATCAAAACGGCTAGCGATCTGAAGGGACTCAAAATGCGGATCCCTGGCCTTGGAGGCGAAGTGATGCGGCGGTTAGGGGTAAATGTCCAAGTCTTACCAGGGGGGGATATTTTCCTGGCTTTAGAGCGGAACACCATCGATGCCGCTGAATGGGTGGGCCCTTACGACGATCAGAAACTCGGCTTGCAAAAAGCAGCAAAATACTACTACTATCCCGGCTGGTGGGAGCCTGGCCCCACCTTAGATGTCCTAGTCAATCGCCAAGCTTGGGATAAATTGCCTAAGGAATATCAAGAAATCTTCAAAACCGCTGCCTACGAAGCCAATATCAATATGTTGGCCGCCTATGATGCCTTAAATCGTGACGTGATCTCTCAGCTGGTGGCGGGGGGCACGGAACTCACCCGCTATAGTGACGATATCCTTCAAGCTGCCCAGAAAATCTCTTTTGAGATCTATGAGGAGAATGCGGCGAAAGAAGCGAGCTTTAAAGAGATCTATGAACCTTGGAAAGCCTTTCGCGAAAAGGTTTATAAGTGGAATGCAGTCAACGAACTAAGCTATGCTAATTTCGTTATGCCTAAAGCCTAA
- a CDS encoding sugar-binding domain-containing protein, giving the protein MSKSRRYRPFLLLFAIGIFLGFLTATHPRLIANPHLFHAQAYWTPTVTQTVDQTSLAGTWEFQADPQPTADKLVLQPSGPNIPPIPQGQWQEIAVPSNWYLQGQDISGVVWYRHQFRANERWRQKLTRLVFSGVDYTADVWLNGQYLGFHEGYFQPFSFDVSKALMFTGQNELLVRVNSPLEPQGQDWSLRKRLIKGIFSHHDTRPGGAWTDRGQEKNTGGIWAPVFLQVSDQVAIETIQITPELDADYQQATAKVDLVVNSPGLGKTNLDAHVQLVPENFSGLPIGPIRVKRTLHQGANHLKLQIPVDDPKLWWSWEHGDPNLYRLTVQLADGSRLLDKASDVFGFRTIQFDPTEKIWRLNGRRLFLRGTNYIATQWLSEMTPEKYQTDIDLMKAANINTVRVHAHIIGKDFYKLCDRNGVFIWQDFPLQWGYEDTPQFLQEATRQAKDMIGYLYNHPSILAWSLHNEPPWDADWMKYKYKTYDPEQNRELDAKLLANLQGEDPTRLLHPVSTVGEHPWFGWYSNTFYKYAEPTTEAIISEFGAQALPHLESLRRIFTEDELWPDTEAEWDKWLYHNFQRHETFNIAKVPMGNTTQEFIDNTQQYQSQLIQFAAEAYRRQRYQPVSSIFQFMFVEDWPSVNWGIVDYWRQPKPGHEALKWAYQPVLPSIAWPQLTWTLEETVELELWAINDLWKDYPEATYTYTLRQGQKRLKSGKSRINLTADSSQPVDKIFFQPQNLGNYTVTATIKDRLGTVLGENQFTFDVIDRGDQTNESTS; this is encoded by the coding sequence ATGTCGAAAAGTCGACGATACCGACCATTTTTACTCTTATTTGCGATTGGCATATTTCTAGGATTCTTAACTGCCACCCATCCTAGGCTGATCGCCAATCCTCACCTGTTCCATGCCCAAGCCTACTGGACTCCAACCGTCACTCAGACGGTGGATCAAACCTCTTTGGCGGGCACCTGGGAATTTCAAGCTGACCCACAGCCGACCGCTGACAAGCTAGTGCTGCAACCGAGTGGACCCAATATTCCACCTATTCCCCAGGGCCAATGGCAAGAGATTGCAGTGCCTTCCAACTGGTACTTACAAGGGCAAGATATATCGGGGGTGGTCTGGTATCGCCATCAGTTTCGCGCCAATGAGCGATGGCGTCAGAAGCTGACTCGTCTAGTGTTTTCGGGGGTCGATTACACCGCAGACGTTTGGCTCAATGGTCAGTATTTAGGCTTTCATGAGGGCTACTTTCAGCCCTTTTCCTTTGATGTGTCTAAGGCTCTGATGTTTACGGGCCAGAATGAATTACTGGTGCGGGTCAATAGCCCTTTGGAGCCTCAAGGCCAGGATTGGTCCCTCCGCAAACGCTTAATTAAAGGCATTTTTAGTCACCACGATACCCGTCCAGGTGGAGCTTGGACCGATCGCGGCCAAGAGAAAAATACCGGAGGTATCTGGGCCCCGGTATTTTTGCAAGTCTCCGATCAGGTCGCCATTGAAACGATTCAAATCACCCCGGAGTTAGACGCCGACTACCAACAGGCCACGGCTAAGGTGGATCTAGTAGTCAATTCTCCAGGACTGGGCAAGACGAATCTTGATGCCCATGTGCAGTTGGTGCCAGAGAATTTTTCGGGGTTACCCATTGGACCTATTCGCGTGAAACGCACCCTGCATCAAGGGGCTAATCACCTGAAGCTACAGATTCCTGTAGATGACCCGAAACTATGGTGGTCTTGGGAGCATGGAGACCCCAATTTATATCGCCTTACGGTGCAGTTGGCCGATGGCAGTCGACTGCTGGATAAAGCGTCAGATGTATTCGGATTTCGCACCATTCAGTTTGACCCGACCGAAAAAATCTGGCGACTGAATGGTCGCCGCCTATTTTTGCGAGGCACCAATTACATTGCCACCCAGTGGCTCAGTGAAATGACGCCGGAGAAATACCAGACGGATATTGACCTGATGAAAGCGGCCAATATCAATACGGTACGAGTCCATGCCCATATCATCGGCAAGGATTTTTATAAGCTGTGCGATCGCAACGGCGTATTCATCTGGCAGGACTTTCCTTTGCAGTGGGGCTATGAAGATACTCCCCAATTTCTCCAGGAAGCTACCCGCCAAGCCAAGGATATGATTGGCTACCTTTACAACCATCCTTCGATTCTGGCCTGGAGTCTGCATAATGAGCCGCCCTGGGATGCGGACTGGATGAAGTACAAATACAAGACCTACGATCCAGAGCAAAATCGCGAGTTAGACGCCAAGCTATTGGCCAACCTGCAGGGAGAAGACCCCACCCGCCTCTTACATCCCGTGTCTACCGTCGGGGAGCATCCTTGGTTTGGTTGGTATTCCAACACCTTCTATAAATATGCAGAACCGACCACAGAAGCCATTATTTCCGAATTTGGCGCTCAAGCTTTACCGCATCTAGAGTCCCTACGGCGCATCTTTACGGAAGACGAGCTATGGCCGGATACAGAAGCGGAATGGGACAAGTGGCTGTATCACAACTTTCAGCGCCATGAAACTTTCAATATTGCCAAGGTGCCCATGGGGAATACGACCCAGGAGTTTATCGATAATACCCAACAGTATCAATCCCAACTGATTCAGTTTGCCGCCGAAGCCTATCGCCGCCAGCGTTATCAGCCCGTCTCATCGATTTTTCAATTTATGTTTGTGGAGGATTGGCCTTCTGTCAATTGGGGCATTGTTGATTACTGGCGACAGCCCAAACCCGGCCATGAGGCTCTGAAATGGGCCTACCAGCCCGTATTGCCTAGTATTGCTTGGCCTCAACTCACCTGGACTTTGGAGGAAACCGTAGAGCTGGAACTCTGGGCCATCAATGATTTATGGAAGGACTATCCAGAGGCAACCTATACCTATACTCTCCGCCAAGGCCAAAAACGCCTTAAATCTGGCAAAAGTAGGATTAATTTAACCGCAGATAGCAGCCAGCCTGTCGATAAGATTTTTTTTCAGCCCCAAAACTTGGGCAACTACACCGTCACAGCCACGATCAAAGATCGGCTAGGGACGGTATTAGGGGAAAACCAGTTTACGTTTGATGTGATTGATCGGGGGGATCAAACCAATGAGTCGACGTCGTAA
- a CDS encoding glycoside hydrolase family 9 protein → MSRRRKLRTLLICFVASVALTIGIAKWVCSQQLAEDFAPKIVLNQVGYRANWDKVAFLLNAEDNAPIKTKVVDHQSGKTVATIQPGSAELDEQSRDRIQTLDFSKVKRSGEYYLQTGELKSVPFQIGQDIYQDTFTKLLRTYYLQRCGTVIFDPITGIYHPPCHIKDALLAHDDAFHKAGDTVQSQGGWHDAGDYGKYVATTTVTIGSLFSLYEQYPQNFTDGQLDIPESGNKVPDLLDEMKVGLDWLLSTQRQDGGVYRKLSGKAWPIGKAPHEDQQPRYLYGVSTPETGKFAAVMAMAGRIYEESQPKLAQTYLDSARLAWDYLQTQDKMQESWIDGDDSGSGKYLQSEIDIEDSLKTDIDDRYWAAAELFLTTGDSQYEQYLVDHFDQMPFNLYEWKDASTLGMVDYLLYAKADPNQLKPQIREKLLARADQIMERVEGSGYRLANHRFIWGSNKMTVEEGITLIHAYRLTQDAKYKAAALDQLHYMMGRNHFDQTFVTDVGTHPVENVNHLFARAKKIKIPGLVVGGPNDGAQDNIAPKGLGIRSYLDSEKSYATNEYAIDYNAPLITLLGMLLETS, encoded by the coding sequence ATGAGTCGACGTCGTAAGTTAAGGACGCTATTGATCTGTTTTGTCGCCTCAGTCGCCCTCACGATTGGGATTGCCAAATGGGTCTGTAGCCAGCAGCTCGCTGAAGACTTTGCACCTAAAATTGTCCTCAACCAAGTTGGATATCGCGCCAATTGGGACAAGGTGGCCTTTTTACTCAATGCGGAAGATAATGCACCTATTAAAACAAAGGTCGTTGACCATCAATCTGGGAAAACAGTAGCGACGATCCAGCCTGGGTCTGCTGAATTAGATGAACAGAGTCGCGATCGCATCCAAACTCTAGACTTCTCCAAGGTCAAAAGATCCGGTGAATACTACCTGCAAACAGGTGAGTTAAAATCCGTTCCCTTCCAAATTGGCCAAGATATTTATCAAGACACCTTTACCAAACTCCTGCGCACCTATTATTTACAGCGTTGCGGCACGGTTATCTTTGACCCTATTACCGGGATTTATCATCCTCCCTGCCATATCAAAGATGCCTTGTTAGCCCATGATGATGCCTTCCACAAAGCAGGCGACACCGTTCAAAGCCAGGGCGGCTGGCATGATGCAGGAGACTATGGCAAGTATGTGGCGACCACAACCGTCACCATCGGTAGCTTATTCAGCCTATACGAGCAATATCCCCAGAACTTTACCGACGGCCAGTTAGATATTCCCGAAAGTGGTAACAAGGTTCCCGATTTACTAGACGAGATGAAAGTGGGTCTAGACTGGCTACTCTCCACTCAACGCCAAGATGGCGGTGTCTATCGCAAGCTCTCAGGTAAAGCCTGGCCCATTGGCAAAGCGCCCCATGAAGACCAGCAGCCCCGCTATTTATATGGTGTGTCTACGCCTGAAACCGGAAAATTTGCGGCGGTGATGGCCATGGCAGGTCGGATTTACGAAGAGAGTCAACCCAAACTAGCCCAAACATATCTGGATTCAGCTCGCCTGGCTTGGGACTATTTGCAGACCCAAGACAAAATGCAAGAGAGCTGGATTGATGGAGATGATAGCGGTTCCGGTAAGTATCTCCAGTCGGAGATTGACATCGAAGACAGTCTGAAAACCGATATTGACGATCGATACTGGGCCGCCGCCGAATTATTCCTCACCACCGGAGACTCACAATATGAGCAATATCTGGTGGACCATTTCGACCAGATGCCCTTTAACCTCTATGAGTGGAAGGATGCCTCAACCCTAGGGATGGTGGATTATTTGCTCTATGCCAAGGCAGACCCCAACCAGCTCAAACCCCAAATCCGCGAAAAGCTCCTCGCCCGTGCCGATCAAATTATGGAGCGGGTCGAAGGAAGTGGCTATCGCCTCGCCAACCATCGCTTTATTTGGGGTTCCAACAAAATGACCGTCGAAGAAGGCATTACCTTAATCCATGCCTATCGCCTGACCCAAGACGCAAAATATAAAGCCGCCGCCCTCGATCAGCTCCACTACATGATGGGCCGCAATCATTTTGATCAAACCTTTGTCACGGATGTGGGCACCCATCCCGTGGAAAATGTGAACCATCTGTTCGCTAGGGCCAAGAAAATTAAAATTCCGGGGTTAGTCGTAGGTGGCCCGAATGACGGAGCCCAGGATAATATTGCTCCCAAAGGGTTAGGCATTCGCAGCTATCTCGACAGCGAAAAGTCCTATGCCACCAATGAATATGCCATTGACTACAACGCGCCCCTAATAACTCTTTTGGGAATGTTGTTAGAAACGTCTTAG
- a CDS encoding DUF167 domain-containing protein, with translation MKKRIKVKPNAKQQRLIHEEDGSLTVHLKSPPVDGKANAELIQYLAQEFGVTQACISIKSGHASRQKWVEIQVED, from the coding sequence ATGAAAAAGCGGATCAAAGTAAAACCCAATGCTAAACAGCAGCGACTGATCCATGAAGAAGATGGCAGTTTGACCGTGCATCTTAAATCTCCTCCGGTAGATGGCAAAGCCAATGCTGAGCTGATTCAATACCTCGCTCAAGAATTTGGAGTGACCCAAGCTTGCATCAGCATCAAATCAGGTCATGCTTCTCGCCAAAAGTGGGTGGAGATCCAGGTAGAGGATTAG